TTTCCGCTCACCAGAACGATATGCTGGGTGAGCTGCACGTCGGAACTCTGTACTTTCACTAAAAAGGTGGGAGAAGTGTACAGTTCCGCCTTCTTGTAGGCAGCGGCAAGCATGTCCTCAATCTGCCGCGCCGTCCGGCCAACTACCCGCAGCACATCCTGCCCGGCGGGAAGCTGGGGCATGCGGATGGTTCCATTGCCATCCAGCAAATATTGTCCGGAGATGGCGGCAGCGTCGTCGGCAGGGATGCCGCGTACCTGAATTTCAATGGTTCCGTGCGCGGGCACGGCATCCGGGGACTGCGAGAACGCAAGCCCTCCCGCAGCCAGGATGAGGCAAACAATGGAATACAGATACTTTTTCATGGCACTATCTCTTAATACAGATCCTCATTATCATTGGACTGCGTAGCCGCCAATTCCTTGGCTTTGCCGGAACGCTCGGCCTTCTTCAGGGAAGAAGCGTCGGCGTTCCCGCCGGAAGCGCCGCTTTCCGCAGAATAATAGGAGTAGTAGGTTGTGTAATATTGATACTGGTGATCGGAAGTAATGTCCACATTATTCATCACCACGCCCGCCAGATTGCCGCCGACGGATTCAATGACCTGCTTCTGCCTCAGCAGGGCCTTCAACGGAAGCTTGCGCGGCTGGACAACCATCAGGGTCATGTCCACCTCGCTCACAATCACGGCCGAGTCACTGACGCCGAGGATGGGCGGGGAGTCCACCAGCACGATATCGAAGCGCTGCTTCACCTCCTGGAGCAGTTCGCTGAACTTGCGTGAGTTCAAGGCGCCCGAGGGGTCAAAAGGAACCGGCCCCGCGGGCATGACGTACAGGTTTTCCACAGGCGTCTGGAAGATCACTTCCTCCAGCGGATAGTCTTCCAGCAGATAGGACGTCAGCCCTGCTTCATTGTCCAGTTCATAGTATCTGTGCAACTTGGAGCGGCGAAGGTCCGCATCAATCATCAAGGTGGCATACCCCCCCTGGGCGCAGATGTAGGCCAGGTTGCACAACGTCGTGGTCTTGCCTTCCCCGGCACTGCCGGAAACAAAGGTCAGGGAAATTTCCTCAAGCCCCTTCTTGTTGAATTCTATATTCGTCCGCAAAATACGGTAGGCTTCCGCATCCGGCCCCAGAGAACCGGCGGAATGCAGGATGGGAACGTTTTTGGGAATGATACCCAGAACAGGCACTTGCAGAGCCCGTTCCACATCCTCCATGGTCTTGACGGAAGTATCCATGAATTCCAGCAGAAGAGCCAGGCCCATGCCCAGCAGCAAACCGGCAACGGCGCCCACCGCCAGGTTCAGCGTTACATCCGGCTTGTAGGGAGCCGTAGGCAACAGGGGATTATCATACATCTCAATCGATTCACGGGGAACACGCAGACGGGCGATTTCATCCTTGTAGCGTGCATCCAGGGTTTTGAGCTGATCCAGGGCCGTATCATACTCGCGGCTGGTCTGTTCATAAACGGGCATCTTCATCACATGTCTCCGGAGATCCTCTTCCTTTTGAGCTACAATCTTCGCCCACTTCACACGGCTTGCCGTAACCATTTCCAGCTTGCTTCTCAAAGAGGAGCGCAGGCCCACAAGTTCCTTGTTCAGCTTTTCCTTCAAGATGTTCGCCGTTTCCTGGAGAGCCACCATCTTGGGATGCTTGGGGCCCAGGTTCTGGGCCTTGAGATTTTCCCTCTCCTTATCCTTCTCCATGTACTCCTGATAGGTTTTGCGCAGGGAGTCCGCCGCCAGAATTTCCGCATTCAAAAGATCGGAGTTGGTGACATAATCCATCAGCTTGTCGTCCGGAAGACGCTGGACTTCCGCAACATAGGCGGCCAGTTCCTGCTCATCCTTCTCAAATTTCATGAGCTGTGCCTTGGAATTCCGGAAATCCTCGTCTTCCATGGCTCCGGTCATCACGGAGCGGTTATCCCCACTCCTGTACATGGTGGAGGGCAAATAATCGTTTTCCGCAATCAACTTCTTGAGAGCCATCATCTTGTCATTGACAATGTCCTCCTGTTCCCGGAGAACGTCCTGAAGGCTCTTGATAGCCGTTTCCACCAACCGGTTTTCACGCATTTCACGGTCCTGCTTGTACGCCTCCGGGACTGCCTTGGCAATGTTCTGAACCAGTTTGGGGTCAGGCCCGGAGACAATGACATCCACCAAGTCCGTTGCACGGAGGGGGGATACCTTGATCATTCCAGCCAGGTTGGTAGCAGCCAAATCATCCGTCATGCCCCATTCCGCAGCCAGATTCAGTTTTTTGGATACCACTTTCAGCACTTCGGACGAAGTCAGCACCGAATACTGCATGGGGATGTAGTTGTCCGTGATATTGGACGATGCCACGACATCCTCTCCCGTACCGATCCCCATCACTGGCCTGGGACGCTTGATCTGAAACTTGCTCGTCGCACGGAACGAAGGAGGCATCAGAAGCGTCACCACCAGGGAAATGACCAGAACCAGCATGAAAACAAGAAAGACTTCTTTCCAGCGGTTTTTCAGAACTTGTATATAATCAATATTGCGTACGATAGGATCGCCATTCTGCTGATCTGGGGCATTCATGAAGAGACGGTGCGGTAGTAAGATAAAACTCCTCTAATTGTGAATGAACATTCGCAATTAGAGGAGTAGAAACATTAATTGTCAATCAAGCTTAGAAGCTGTAATTCATTCCGAAGGAAAACACATTCCGGTTATAGCTCGGCATGGGGAAGTTATATCCGCTGTAGGAGCCATTCGTATAGGAATACTGGGCCGTAAGGGCCAGCACGTTGGTCAGCATCATCTTGACACCGGCCGTCGCGTTGAACGTCAGCGTTTTCGTATCAGTACTCGAGGAACTCGGGCGGGAATAATCGCTGGAGATCAGGTTCACGCCGGCATTCAGGCTGACCCGGTGCGTCACCTTCATCGTGCTGGTCAGACCAACGCGCCACGTCTCGTTGGAGTAGTAGCTGGCGCCCGTTTGGGGAACGTAGGTGTTCGTTGCTTCGTTGGAGTAGCGAACGAACATGCCCAAAGAGAAACGGTCACTCATGCGATGGTTCAGGCCAAATTCCGCTGACGGGTAGGTCTTGGTGCCGTAATTGTCCACGTGCTTGAACTGGGGACCGACACGCAGCGTGGCGGAAGTGTTCTGAGCTACGGCATATTCGGCGCCGGCCATGACGAAGTTGGAGAATTCGTTATTGCCGTATTCGCGGTCACAGTAGGAACCATTCCAGTTAATGGACAAAGCCAGGCGTTCCGTCCATTTGTACCGATTATTCAGATTCAGGTTGAAGTACTGACGGTTATCAGTTTTGGCGGAATCTTCCTGATAATCGATCATGGAGTAGCTGGCGCCTACCGTCGTGGAATAACGGGTGGTCCATGCTTTGCTCAGGGAACTGGAAACATACACGTAAATGTAGTCGCCGTCACGCCGGGAGTTGGCGATGCCGTTTGAGTAGTTGGGTTCCGGCTGCCAGGCAAAGGAAAGGCTGCCGTTGTAACGCAACGTCTGGTCAAAACTGTGGGAAAGGCTGGCGTTCAGCGTGGAGTTGGAAAGAGATTCATTCGTATCGCCTTCCAGGTCTTTCAAGTAGAAAATGCCGCCGAGCTTGGCAGAGAAGGCATACTGGGTAACGGCATCATAATTGGCGAGGGAGGCGCCAATGTCCGTGCTGATGAATGCGCTTTCCTGCTGATTGGAGTTGGTAGCATTCACGTTATCATCATAGCCGCCGGCTACGTTGAACGTCCATTTCAGGGGAAGGGATTCTTCCAGCCCTACAGGACCGGCAAGCGTGTACAGGGACTGCCCGTAAGCGTGAGCTCCAACCAGGCCGGAAGCGAGCAGAGAGATAAAAAGACTCTTCATAAATTTTAATCCGTTTTAGGTATAGGAGTTATTTAGTTGCCGGAAGGATTGGATACGGGGGCAGGACTCGTAGGCGTGCCGCCCACGGGAATACCGCCGGGCATGACAAGAGCGCCGGCGGAGGCGTCTTCACCGGGATTCACAATAAGTCCGTGCGTCTGCGTAGTTAAACCCTGCAAGGGATTGTCGGGAGTCTTGGCGGCCACTTCTACAGCTATGGAAGGCACCGTCATCGCCACGGGGGAATGACCGAGAGCCCTAGTCACCGCTGCACAAATCGGAGAAACGGAAGCGTAAGGCTTGGGCTGCACGGAAACGGCGGCAGATACGATATTGCGCACATTGGCTTCCGTAACCTTGGTTCCATAGCTCCTGACGGCAGCGGAAGCCACCTGGGGGGCATTAACCGGAAAAGCTCCGGCTGCCATGGAAACCATCTGTGCCATGACTGCGTCGGACACACCTGCCTTGACAGCGCTGTCCAGCACGGCGGATACAGCCTTCATATCCAGGGCTCCGGACCTGCGACCCGCTTCAACGGTAGCAGCCATCTTCTGGATAAAAACCTTTTCAGCCGCAGAGGCCTTAACATGATCAACAGCCGGAGCGGCTGACGGAGAAGCAGCTTGCTGAGCCACACCGGAAAGTGTGCCCGCAAATGCAAGTACCAGCACGGAAAGTGCCGTCTTCGTAATGGACCTGGCCTTCATTGGAAGAATATTGTAGCAGGTGGTTAAAAAATGGAGCGGGTAACGGGAATCGAACCCGTATGATCAGCTTGGAAGGCTGGAGCTTTACCATTAAGCTATACCCGCACAACGCCCGCATTATGTTCAGGAGTCGGAGATAAGACAAGTTTTTTTTCATTGAGGAATCAAATTTAAAAAAATAAGACGCAGTTTATTCTGTTGCCTTGACATTCCCCGCTTCACCCGGTAAATAAACGCCGCGCATATTGTGCGGGCGTCGTTCAATGGTAGGACGCGAGCTTCCCAAGCTTGAGACGTGGGTTCGATTCCCATCGCCCGTACCAAACTTTTCATGCCGCAAGTTTTTGTCCATCATTGCTTGCGGCTTTTGTTTTCTTGAAAGCGCGGAACAGAGGGAATTTACAAGCGGAACGGCAGAAAAATCCGCATACCGTTCTGGGATGGAAAACCACCGCCGGAATGGCATGCGGAGAGGCCGTCAGCAACCCAGTACGAACTTCTTCTGAACCTTCGCAAGAAGGAGCACCTTGCGGATCATGGTGCGGGTTTCATTGAGAAGATTGAGATACAGCAGGGTTCTTCTCATGTCGGAAACATTCTCCGTACGCAGTATGATCTGCCGTTTGACCGCTTCCGCGAATTCTTCGTCCAGGGCATCAATGCCGTCCAGGCATTCGTCCAAACCGCTGTAATCATTGGTCTCCATCATGTCCCGGAAGCGGGGATACAGGGAGGAAACCCGGTTATTCATTTTCCGCAAGTCTTCTATGTATTCCATGTCCAGTCCCTCATGGTTATTGTCAATGTAGGCATGGCTGGCCGTAGTGATGTTGGAGAGGGATTCAAAGACGGAGGTGGCGTATTCCACCATCTGCACATGGCGCTTGCCGCGGTCCGCCTCCCCGTCCCGCAATTCCTGGACCACGGGCATGACTTCCATCGCCATCTTGTCGCCCAGGGAACGACGGATCCCGCGAGATTCCTTGCGGAGTTTTTTCAACCGTTTCCGGTCTTCCACGTTCAGGGCTTCCAGATTCATCTCATAGATTTCCGCCATGCGCTTCATCAGCTCAATGATTTCCTCGTTATAACGGCTCAGGGAGGAAGCGTCTGCATAATTCCTGCCTTTCACCAATTCCGCCGCCTGCGTGCGCTTTCTGTGCAGGCGGGCGCTTTTCAGCAGCAGGTATGCCGCTAGAACGCACATGGTGATGATTCCGAAGACGCCGCCGTACACAATACAGGCCGCCACCATGCAGCACATGGCAAATGCGGCAAACGCCGTAAAGAACCAGCCGGAAATAACCGTGATCACCCCGGTGATGCGGTACACGGCGCTATCCCTCCCCCAGGCCTTGTCCGCCAGGGAGGAACCCATGGCCACCATGAAGGTGACATATGTGGTGGAGAGGGGAAGCTTGAGCGAGGTGGCCAGGGAGATCAGAAGGGCGGCCACGGTCAGGTTCACGGACGCACGGATCAGGTCAAAGGAGGCTCCGTTGTCCGGCCCTTCCGAAACGGGCTGGAACCGTTTTTCAATAAATCTGCCCACGCTTGCGGGCATGATTTTTTCCACCACGCGGGAAGCGTTCAACGCATAGCGAACCATCATCCGCGCCGGAGGAACGGAACCGAATCTTTCCACTCCCCCGCCCTGCCGGGCCAGGTTGACTTCCGTATCCGTCACGGTCCGCGCCTTTTTGGAGAACATCAGGGCCAGCACCATGATGAGGCCAGCACCCAGCAGGTAACGCCAGTCCGCCGTCACGGGAGCCGTCAGGCCGCCCATGGTCAGTGTGGAAAGGTCCATGCCCTGCGCCACGGCGGCTGAAGCGATTTCCATGGAGGACTGCCCAGCCATGAAGACGCCAATGAAGTTAACGAGGTCATTCCCGGCAAAGGAGAGGGCCAGGGCCATTGTACCGGCAAGCACCGCTATCTTCAGGATATTGACTTTGCAAACATTCTGGAGTACGGCCATCAGAACGGTCCAGAAAACAAAGCTGTAGCATACGTACAGCCAGATGTGCGCGTCCAGGTGGCGGATCATGTCCTTCGTGACCAGCGTGCTGCCTTTCAGCCCCTTGAATACGGCAAAGTAGGTGATGGCCGTCAGGGCTACGCCGCACCAGACGGCGCCCAGATACTTGAAGGATTTCCTGTAGTTGAAGGAGAAGATGAGGCGGGAAATCCACATGACCGATATACCGCAGATGAACGCCACAAAGACGGAGGAGAAGATGCCGGAAATGATCGCCAAAGCTTTGGAGGAGTTGATATAGCTGGCCAGGTCCTGCGCCACGCCGGGTTCTCCGGACCAGATTTTGAACAGCGCCACGGCCACCGCGCCCCCCAGCAATTCAAATACAATGGAAACCGTCGTGGACGTGGGAAGGCCGAAAGTGTTGAACACATCCAAAAGGATCACGTCCGTCAACATCACCGCCAAAAAGATCAGCATGATGTCATGGAAGGTGAATTGGGCTGGCATGAATACCCCGCTCCTGGCAATTTCCATCATGCCGCTGGAAAACAGGGAGCCAATGATAATACCCAGAGCGGCCACCAGAATAATAGTCCGGCGAGGAGCAGCCTTGGAACCGACAGCGGAGTTCAGGAAGTTGGCGGCGTCATTCGAGACGCCAACCACGAGGTCAAAGCAGGAGAGTACCAGCAGCAAGCCTATGATGAAGTAATAGATAGGGTCCATATGTGTAATAAACGGCCTTCTATTACCTGAACCCTTTCCGGTACTCCCGTTTTAAAGCGTGAAGAATTCGTCACATTTGCCGTAAAGCCGCCTCATGGCCGTGCAACGTGAACGGGTTCGTTCCCTCCCCTGATGAAATCTTGCCCTCCTTTTCTGCTGTCCTGGGGGCTTTTTCTCCCTCTGCCGGGAGAAATTGATGCCGATACGTGGGAGCTTGTCCCCCACATGGGGCAGCACTCTACGCAGCCCCCCGGACCTCACAGTCATCAACCATTTCCTTCTTCAAATCGTCAGCCTGCGGTGGAACGTCATGGAGGTATATTTTTTTCATGTAAAGGAAAAAAGCGTTGCCGTCCTGCTTCCTCTCCCTTCCTGTTGGGAATAGTTCCGATGTCCGTCTCCTCCTGATCTTCATCCGGCATGAGTCGGCAAACAGCGGAAGGTCCGGAAAACAGCAGTCTCTTCCGGTCAACTGGAAAGAGGCGGTCGCCGCGCCAGCCCGGAAGACCATTTCTTTTCCAAATAAAAAGGCTCTCCGGAAAAACCGGAGAGCCTGAATGATTCGTCGCATTGTCCCGAAGAAACGGGGAGGGCTTACATCATGCCCATGCCGCCCATTCCTCCCATGCCGCCCATGTCGGGAGCGCCGCTGCCACATCCGCAGCCCTTCTTCTCGGGCTTGTCGGCAATGACACATTCCGTGGTAAGCAGGAGGCCGGCGATGGAAGCCGCGTTCTGCAGGGCGGAACGGGTCACCTTCGTCGGGTCCACCACACCGGCGGAAAGCAGGTCTTCGTACTTGTCCGTGGCCACATTGTAGCCTTCGGCAGCCTTCTTCATGCCTTTCACCTTGGCGACGATGAGGGCGTCTTCGCGGCCGGCATTGCAGGCAAGCTGGCGGAGCGGAGCTTCCACCGCACGGTACACGATTTCCGCGCCGGTGTGTTCGTCTCCTTCCAGCTTCAGGCTGTCAATGGCCTTCTGGGCGCGGATCAGGGCCACGCCGCCGCCGGGCACGATGCCTTCTTCCACGGCCGCACGGGTCGCATGCAGGGCGTCGTCCACACGGGCCTTCTTTTCCTTCATTTCCGTTTCCGTAGCGGCACCCACATGGATGACGGCCACGCCGCCGGCCAGCTTGGCCAGGCGTTCCTGGAGTTTTTCACGGTCGTAGTCGGACGTGGTGTCCTTGATCTGGTGGCGGATCTGGGAAATGCGGGCTTCAATGTCCGCGGACTTCCCGGCGCCTTCCACGATGACGGTTTCATCCTTGGAGACGGTGACGCGCTTGGCCTGGCCGAGGTCTTCAATACCCACGTTTTCCAGCTTGATGCCGAGGTCTTCCGTGATGCATTTGCCGCCCGTCAGGATGGCAATGTCTTCCATCATGGCCTTGCGGCGGTCGCCAAAGCCGGGGGCTTTCACGGCGCAGATGTTCAGCACGCCGCGCAGGCGGTTGACCACGAGGGTGGCGAGGGCTTCGCCTTCAATGTCTTCAGCGATGACCAGGAAGGGACGGCCGCTCTTGGCCACTTTTTCAAGCAGCGGAAGGAAATCCTTCAGGTTGTTGATCTTCTTCTCGTGAATCAGGATGTAGGGGTTTTCCAGCACCGCTTCCATCGTTTCCGCGTTGGTCACGAAGTAGGGGGACAGGTAGCCCTTGTCAAACTGCATGCCTTCCACCACATCCAGCGTGGTTTCGATGCCCTTGGCTTCTTCCACGGTGATGGTGCCGTCCTTGCCCACCTTGTCCATGGCTTCGGCAATGATGTTGCCGATTTCGTCGTCCCAGTTGGCGGAAACGGTAGCGACCTGGGCCACTTCCTTGCTGGAGTCAACGGGCTTGCTGATCTTCTTGAGTTCTTCCACCACGGCGTCGGAGGCTTTCATGATGCCCCTCTGCAGGGAGATCGGGTTGGCGCCGGCTGTGACGTTGCGCAGGCCTTCGCGGTAAATGCTTTCAGCCAGTACGGTGGCGGTGGTGGTGCCGTCGCCGGCCACGTCGTTGGTCTTGGAGGAGACTTCGCGGACAAGCTGGGCGCCCATGTTTTCAAACGGGTCTTCCAGTTCGATTTCCTTGGCCACGGTCACACCGTCCTTGGTGATGAGGGGGGAGCCGAATTTCTTGTCGATCACCACGTTGCGGCCGGCAGGACCCAGCGTGCTTTTAACAGCCTTGGCGATCTGTTCCACGCCGCGGAGCAGCGCCTGGCGAGCGGTTTCATCAAATTGGATTTGTTTAGCCATAATATCAGGTTTTTAAAGATGTGTGTGAATAAATAAGGTTGGTTTAGCCGATGATGGCCAGAATGTCGTTTTCAGACAGGATCAGATAATCTTCTCCGTCCAGCTTGATTTCCGTACCGCCGTACTTGGAAATGAGAACCCGGTCGCCGGGCTTGACGGTGAATTCGATCAGGGCACCCTTGTCGTCGCGGCCTCCGGTGCCTACGGAGATCACTTCCGCTTCCTGCGGTTTTTCCTTGGCGGTGTCCGGCAGGAACAGGCCGCCGGCGGTTTTGGTTTCAGCTTCAATGCGCTTGACCAGCACACGTTGTCCGAGGGGTTTGATGTTAGCCATAGTATGTTGTGTTTGTTTTATTGTAGATGAATATATGGATGTAATGTTCCGGAGGGAGGAGGAAGGTTTCCCCCGCCCTCCGGAAAAGGTTTATTTGTCGTCGTCGACGATTTCGGCGTCCACCACGCGGCCTTTCGCCTTGCGGGGGCCGTCGGAAGCTTCTTCCTCAGGAGCGGCTCCCGGCATGGGGCCGGACGCACCGGCGGACTGCTGGGCGGCTTCCGCTGCCTTGTAAAGGGCTTCCAGTTTGGCTTCCAGGTCGCTCTTGCCGGACTTGATAGCCTCATAGTCCTTCCTGGAAATGGCTTCCTTCAACTTGGCCACCTTGCCTTCGATGTCGCTCTTGAGGTCCGCGGGCAGCTTGTCGCCCATGTCCTTGAGCTGGCGTTCCACGGAGAAGCAGAGGGAGTCGGCCTGGTTGACGGTGTCAATCTCTTCGGCGCGCTTCTTGTCTTCTTCCGCATGGGCTTCCGCATCGCGCTTGGCGCGTTCGATTTCATCCTTGGACAGGCCGCTGGAACCCTGAATGGAAATCTTCTGTTCCTTGCCGGTACCCTTATCCTTGGCGGAAACGTGCAGAATGCCGTTGGCGTCAATGTCGAAGGTGACTTCAATCTGAGGCACGCCGCGGGGAGCCGGGGAAATGCCGTCCAGCTTGAAGTTGCCGAGAAGCTTGTTGTCCTCAAACATCTTGCGTTCGCCCTGGCACACGCGGATATCCACGGCGGGCTGGTTGTCCGCGGCGGTGGAGAACACTTGGCTCTTGCGCACGGGGATGGTCGTATTGCGGTCGATCATCGGAGTGGCGATGCCGCCCATCGTTTCAATGGACAGCGTCAGGGGAGTCACGTCCAGCAGCAGAACGTCGTTCACGTCGCCCTGAAGCACGCCGCCCTGAATAGCGGCGCCCACGGCCACTACTTCGTCCGGGTTCACGCCCTTGTGGGGTTCCTTGCCGGCCAGCGTATGGGCCATTTCCTGAACGGCAGGCATGCGGGTCATGCCGCCCACCAGCACCAGTTCGTCAATGTCGCCGGTTTTCAGGCCGGAGGCGGAAATGCAGTCCAACACGGGCTTGCGGGTGCGGTCCAGCAGGTCTTCCGTAAGCTGTTCCAGCTTGGGACGGCTCAGCGTCAGCTGAATATGCTTGGGGCCGGAAGCGTCCGCCGTGATGAACGGCAGGCTGATATCGTAACTCTGTGTGGAGGAAAGGGCAATCTTGGCCTTTTCGGCTTCTTCCTTGATGCGCTGGATGGCGTCCGGCTGATTGGAAAGGTCCATGCCGGAATCCTTCTTGAACTCATCCATGATCCAGGAAATGATCGCGTTGTCCCAGTCGTCGCCGCCCAGGTGGGTGTCGCCGTCGGAAGCTTTTACTTCGAAGACGCCGTCGCCGATTTCCAGCACGGAAATATCGAAGGTGCCGCCGCCAAGGTCATAAACGGCGATGTTTTCATTGGACTTCTTGTCCAGGCCGTAGGCCAGGGCCGCAGCGGTCGGTTCGTTGATGATGCGGCGCACTTTCAGGCCGGCGATTTCACCGGCGGCCTTGGTCGCGTTGCGCTGGGCGTCGTTGAAATAGGCGGGAACGGTAATCACGGCTTCCGTGATGGTTTCGCCCAGTTTCGATTCAGCGTCGGATTTCAGCTTGGCCAGCACCATGGAAGCGATTTCCTGGGGTGAGAAAGTCTTCTTTTCACCGCCCACTTCCACGCGGATGTAAGCGTCCCCGTTGGGAGCTTCCACGATTTCATAAGGAACCTTTTTATCCTCGTCCGTCAGCTCGCTGTACTTGCGGCCGATCAGGCGCTTGGAGGAAAACACGGTGTTCTTCGGATTGGTCACCGCCTGGCGTTTGGCGGCCTGCCCCACGAGACGTTCACCGCTTTTGGTGAAGGCCACAATGGAGGGAGTGGTGCGCGCACCTTCGCTGTTTTCAAGAACGGTCGCCTGACCGCCTTCCATCACAGCCATGCACGAGTTGGTCGTGCCCAAGTCAATTCCTAATATTTTAGCCATATCGTTATGTTAGATTGTTTTGAATGGATTCCGTTGAGATTTGATCTCCCTATGACCTGAAGTGTCATACAGGCAAACTCATGTTCATGCCCTACTTGGTGCAAATGCCATGCCAGCCCCGTTCAAATAGGGCATAAACATAATAATCCTCTGTATATCAAAAATGAATGGATTTTACAACTTCTCCACTAATTTTCCTGGCGCATCCAAAAGAGACATTTTGTCACACCAAAATAGTGACAAAATGTCTCACCTGGTCACTTTGTCCCATCTGCCGGGACACGTGCGGCGGCTTCCGGCTCCGCGTTTTTTCCAGTGGTCCCGGAACCGCAGCACTCCCCATAGGCCAGGCGTTTCATGAAATCCTTGTAAAGCAGCGTTTCCATCCGGCCGTCGGCATATTCCACCACCGCACTCATGGTTTCCACCCAGTCTCCGCAATTCAGATAGCGTATATCCCCCACCATGGCGTCCGCCGGATGGTGCACATGCCCGGCGATGATCCCTTCGCACTGTCTTTTGACCGCCAGATTCTGAAGCTGTTCCTCATACTTGCCGATGAAATTGACGGCGGATTTCACCTTTCCCTTGATGGCGCGGGAAACGGAATAATACTCCTTGCCGCACCAGACACGGTACCTGTTGTACAGACGGTTGACCATCAGCAGCACGTCGTAGCCCAGGGAGCCGAGCACCGCCAGCCACCGGTGATTGGTGGAAATGGCGTCAAACCCGTCGCCGTGCACGCACAGGTAACGGCGGCCGTCCGCCGCCCCGTGAACATATTCCTTGGCGATGTGCAGCCGCCCCAGGGCGAAGGGAAGAAACCGCTCCAGAACGTCGTCGTGATTCCCGCGCAGGTACAGTACTTCCACGTCCTCCTGTTCCATCTTC
This genomic stretch from Akkermansia biwaensis harbors:
- the groES gene encoding co-chaperone GroES, with product MANIKPLGQRVLVKRIEAETKTAGGLFLPDTAKEKPQEAEVISVGTGGRDDKGALIEFTVKPGDRVLISKYGGTEIKLDGEDYLILSENDILAIIG
- the dnaK gene encoding molecular chaperone DnaK: MAKILGIDLGTTNSCMAVMEGGQATVLENSEGARTTPSIVAFTKSGERLVGQAAKRQAVTNPKNTVFSSKRLIGRKYSELTDEDKKVPYEIVEAPNGDAYIRVEVGGEKKTFSPQEIASMVLAKLKSDAESKLGETITEAVITVPAYFNDAQRNATKAAGEIAGLKVRRIINEPTAAALAYGLDKKSNENIAVYDLGGGTFDISVLEIGDGVFEVKASDGDTHLGGDDWDNAIISWIMDEFKKDSGMDLSNQPDAIQRIKEEAEKAKIALSSTQSYDISLPFITADASGPKHIQLTLSRPKLEQLTEDLLDRTRKPVLDCISASGLKTGDIDELVLVGGMTRMPAVQEMAHTLAGKEPHKGVNPDEVVAVGAAIQGGVLQGDVNDVLLLDVTPLTLSIETMGGIATPMIDRNTTIPVRKSQVFSTAADNQPAVDIRVCQGERKMFEDNKLLGNFKLDGISPAPRGVPQIEVTFDIDANGILHVSAKDKGTGKEQKISIQGSSGLSKDEIERAKRDAEAHAEEDKKRAEEIDTVNQADSLCFSVERQLKDMGDKLPADLKSDIEGKVAKLKEAISRKDYEAIKSGKSDLEAKLEALYKAAEAAQQSAGASGPMPGAAPEEEASDGPRKAKGRVVDAEIVDDDK